Part of the Candidatus Zixiibacteriota bacterium genome, TGGACGCGGACCGGCAGTCGCTTCTGTCAATACCGGGCATGACGGAGGCGTTGGCGGACAAGATCAAGCGGGCGAACGGTTCACTCGAACAGGCAGACCAATACGCCGGATTTCTCAAGGAGCGAGACATTGCGATCACCACGCGTCTCGACGATGCTTACTCTCATCACTTGTTCGAGCTCAACGACCCGCCCACCCTCCTCTATGTTCGCGGTCGCATGCCGGACACTGACCGGAAAAGTGTCACGCTGATGGGAGCCGAAGATGCCACCAATACCGGGCTGGAGATCACTTCCAGTCTGGCCAAGGCATTTGCCGTGGCAGGTGTCCAAGTAGTGTCATCGTTGACCGGCGGTGTCGACCTTTCGGCGCACCTGGGATGCAGGGCTGCCGCCGGCAATTCGTTCGCCGTACTGGCCACCGGATTCGACCATCTGGACCAATCCGCCCAGATGCCGCTGGCTGTCGATATCGCGCACGGCGGCGGCGTACTGAGCGAGTACTCGCCCGATTTCGTCACCAGTGAAACGGCGTTACAGGAGTCCAACCGGCTGCTGGTGGGACTTTCCCAGGCGGTGGTGGTGACAGAGTTGTACGGTGATTCTGCACGGGCGCTCGACCTGCTGGAATTCTGTCTGCAAATCGGTAAGCTGACTTTCATCCTCTCGGACAGTACCCGCGGCGTCGTGACCGACAATGCCGGATATGATCGCGCCGTCGAGTGTGGCGCGATCCCGCTGGACGGGATCGGTCGTGTCGATGATATCATCAAGTCGCTGGTCTGAGTCCGGCCATGAATGACCGGTACCTGACAATCAGCGATGAGATGACGGTCGAGACAAAGGTCAAGGCGTCTCGGTTCATCGGCCAAAGCTTCCTGGCGAATTCGGTGGCTGAAGCCACGGAGAAACTGGGCACCGTGAGGAAGCGGGAGTTCGCCGCCGGCCACCATTGCTTTGCCTATCGTATCGGAACTGAGGGGACAATTCCCTTCAAGTACTCGGATGATGGCGAACCAACCGGCACGGCCGGGAAGCCGATCTACGATGTTATCCTCGGCCACGAATTGACCAATGTCCTGTTGGTAGTAACCCGATATTTCGGCGGCACCAAGCTTGGTACCGGCGGGCTGACCCACGCCTATAGTGATACGGCTCGTCAGACTATCGAGCGGTCGGGCGTGAAGGAGAACTTCATTACTAACCTTTTTCGCATCGACCTTGAGTTCTCGCTGTACGACCGGTGGCGCACGCTGGCTGGTCGCCTTGGGGCTCGAGAGCGCGAGGCCCGATTCGATGAAGCGGTTCATCTGATTGCCGAAATCCGTCGGAGCAAAGCTGAGGAACTGAAACGAGCGGTCACCGAATTGACGGCCGGAAAGGCCAGGATTGAGCCGCTTGCCGAATAAGAAGCTTGATTGTCTCGGTCTGGGGATCATGCCCCTTGATGTTCTGTTGTCTGTACCGCATTATCCGAACGCGGGCGGCAAGATCGATGCTACCGACATCATCGTGCAGGGAGGTGGGCCGGTGGCGAACGCGTTGGTGGGATTGAGCCGACTGGGGATGAAGACAGCTATGATTGCTGCTGTCGGAAACGACTTTGCCGGTGCGCTCGGCCTTCAGGAACTGAAGAGAGAACGGGTCGACACGCGCTATATCGTCGTCAAAAAGGCCCCGTCGGCAGTGGCGACCGGGTTTGTGGAAAACGGGTCCGGGCGACGGACTATCGCGTTGCATCGCAAGATAGCAGTGTCACCACGCGATCTCAGGCTCTCCGCATATCCCGCTCCACGGATCATCCATCTCGATGGCCGCGATCTTGAATCGTGTGTAGCGCTGGCGCGCTGGGGTCGATGGCACGGAAGCATTATCTCATTTGATATTGGGTCCATGCGCAACGACATTTCGCCCATCCTGCCGCTGGTGGATCATCTGGTTGTAGCCGACGCGTTTGCCCTCCCCTTCACTGGTGCTCGGCATGCGGAGTCGGCCATCAGGAAACTGTCAAAGCGATGCTACGGCACTATCGTCATCACGCAGGGGACACACGGCACGGTTGGCCGCGAGGATGGCGTTGTGGTTCATCAACGGGCGTTCAAAGTGAAAAATGTGGACACCACCGGCGCTGGGGACAGTTTTCACGCAGGCTACTTGTACGGCTTGTTGAAGGAATGGTCTCTTTCCCGAAGGCTCCTGATTGCCGCGGCAACGGCAGCGCTGAAATGCACCAGACCCGGAGCCCGTACCGGCGCGCCGACTCTTCGCGAGGTGCAGACCTTTCTGAGAAAGCGACCGTCGACCTATGCTTGAGACGCTCGGAAACCTCGACACGACGCTATTTCATTTCATCAATGGCACTCTGGCCAATCCGGTGACCGACCTGGTGATGCCGGTGGTCACCAACGATTGGTTTCTTCGCGTCCTTTACGCGGTCGCAATGGTTCTCATTCTCTGGAAAGGGGACCGACGGCTGCGGTGGCTGGTGCTCTTTTCCGCGATCACCATAGCGTTCACCGACCAAATCAGCAGTGTCTGGCTCAAGCATCTGTTTGCCCGCCCCCGACCGTGCCACACGATCCTCGATATGCATCTGCTGGTGAATTGTGGTGCGGGATACTCCATGCCGTCGTCGCACGCCGCCAATGCGTTCGGTCAGGCGGCGCTGTTCGGGCTCAGCTATGGTCGCTGGCGGTGGCATCTCTTCGGATTTGCGGCAATCGTCGCCATAAGTCGGACATTCGTAGGGGTGCATTATCCGTTCGATATTCTTGTCGGCATGGTCGTCGGTAGCCTGGTGGGTGTCGCCGTCCTGTTTGCATACGAGCAGGCAATGCGGATGCTGCCACCGCGGGAGGTTTAGCTGTCATGGCGTACAGCATTGAAGTAGTCCAGCGTGATATTACGATGACCGACACCGAAACGATAGTCAATGCGGCGAACAATCAGTTCTGGATGGGCTCCGGCGTGGCGGGGGCGATCAAGCGCGCCGGGGGGGACATCATCGAGAAGGATGCAATGGCCAAGGGGCCGGTGATGCCTGGCGAGGCGGTCTATACGACTGCCGGCCGCCTGCC contains:
- a CDS encoding DNA-processing protein DprA — protein: MTDSSVYTQTTQMLALCKFGGVGPRLFDALFGHYGSLPAILDADRQSLLSIPGMTEALADKIKRANGSLEQADQYAGFLKERDIAITTRLDDAYSHHLFELNDPPTLLYVRGRMPDTDRKSVTLMGAEDATNTGLEITSSLAKAFAVAGVQVVSSLTGGVDLSAHLGCRAAAGNSFAVLATGFDHLDQSAQMPLAVDIAHGGGVLSEYSPDFVTSETALQESNRLLVGLSQAVVVTELYGDSARALDLLEFCLQIGKLTFILSDSTRGVVTDNAGYDRAVECGAIPLDGIGRVDDIIKSLV
- a CDS encoding YigZ family protein encodes the protein MNDRYLTISDEMTVETKVKASRFIGQSFLANSVAEATEKLGTVRKREFAAGHHCFAYRIGTEGTIPFKYSDDGEPTGTAGKPIYDVILGHELTNVLLVVTRYFGGTKLGTGGLTHAYSDTARQTIERSGVKENFITNLFRIDLEFSLYDRWRTLAGRLGAREREARFDEAVHLIAEIRRSKAEELKRAVTELTAGKARIEPLAE
- a CDS encoding PfkB family carbohydrate kinase, translating into MPNKKLDCLGLGIMPLDVLLSVPHYPNAGGKIDATDIIVQGGGPVANALVGLSRLGMKTAMIAAVGNDFAGALGLQELKRERVDTRYIVVKKAPSAVATGFVENGSGRRTIALHRKIAVSPRDLRLSAYPAPRIIHLDGRDLESCVALARWGRWHGSIISFDIGSMRNDISPILPLVDHLVVADAFALPFTGARHAESAIRKLSKRCYGTIVITQGTHGTVGREDGVVVHQRAFKVKNVDTTGAGDSFHAGYLYGLLKEWSLSRRLLIAAATAALKCTRPGARTGAPTLREVQTFLRKRPSTYA
- a CDS encoding phosphatase PAP2 family protein — encoded protein: MLETLGNLDTTLFHFINGTLANPVTDLVMPVVTNDWFLRVLYAVAMVLILWKGDRRLRWLVLFSAITIAFTDQISSVWLKHLFARPRPCHTILDMHLLVNCGAGYSMPSSHAANAFGQAALFGLSYGRWRWHLFGFAAIVAISRTFVGVHYPFDILVGMVVGSLVGVAVLFAYEQAMRMLPPREV